A DNA window from Arachis duranensis cultivar V14167 chromosome 3, aradu.V14167.gnm2.J7QH, whole genome shotgun sequence contains the following coding sequences:
- the LOC107478462 gene encoding BTB/POZ domain-containing protein POB1-like: MVFNHSRSTSSCSDVDFSFAFNDSKFSDRILRIEIVENLVDDEHCLDSDGDDYWNRHYRRQCDDIHHHNYHVEDFYDERILNTNQADIDNCVLYENQEKETTSTNDERLSGDESSHNHDWSSDCSIDLRVRTLYISSPILAAKSPFFYKLFSNGIKESEQTHVTLRINASEEAAVVDLLNFMYTNTLSASSSTALLDVLMAADKFEVASCMRYCSQLLRNMPMTSESALLYLELPFTLLMADAVQPLTHAARQYLASIYKDILKFQEEVMSLPLVGIEAILSSDDLQMTSEDALYDIVLKWARSQYPDPEERKHVLSTRLARLIRFPYMSCRKLKKILCCNEMEREIATKLVFEALFFKAEAPHQQRILVESASASKGSNMLVERAYKYRPLRVLEFEAPRQQCMVYLDLKREECANLFPSGRVYSQAFHLGGQGFFLSAHCNMDQESSFHCFGLFLGMQEKGSISSVDYEFAVRCRPTDEFVSKYKGNYTFTGGKAVGYRNLFAIPWTSFMADDCLYFINDVLHLRAELTIRQNHSLHST, from the exons ATGGTGTTCAATCACTCTCGTTCTACTTCTTCGTGTAGCGACGTTGATTTTAGTTTTGCTTTTAATGATAGTAAATTCTCCGATAGAATTCTACGTATTGAGATCGTGGAAAACCTAGTTGATGATGAGCATTGTCTTGATTCCGATGGTGATGATTATTGGAACCGCCATTACAGGAGGCAATGTGACGATATCCACCACCATAATTACCATG TCGAAGATTTTTATGATGAACGAATTTTGAATACAAATCAAGCCGACATAGATAATTGTGTCCTTTATGAAAATCAAGAGAAAGAGACAACTTCAACAAATGATGAACGTCTTTCAG GTGATGAATCTTCACATAACCATGATTGGAGTAGTGATTGCTCTATAGATCTGAGAGttagaacattatatattagtTCTCCTATATTGGCTGCTAAAAGTCCTTTCTTCTATAAG CTTTTCTCAAATGGGATAAAGGAGTCAGAACAGACACATGTTACACTAAGAATTAATGCCAGTG AGGAAGCAGCAGTGGTGGACCTTCTAAACTTTATGTACACTAATACGTTAAGCGCTTCTTCATCAACTGCACTGTTGGATGTGTTAATGGCTGCAGACAAATTTGAAGTTGCTTCATGCATGAGATACTGTAGTCAATTGTTACGGAACATGCCAATGACATCTGAGTCTGCGTTGCTTTACCTTGAGCTCCCTTTTACTCTCTTAATGGCCGATGCAGTTCAACCATTGACTCATGCGGCAAGGCAGTATCTTGCTTCAATATATAAAGATATATTAAA GTTCCAAGAAGAGGTCATGAGCTTGCCCCTAGTCGGAATAGAGGCAATTCTATCAAGTGATGATCTACAAATGACATCAGAGGATGCCCTATACGACATCGTTTTGAAGTGGGCTAGAAGCCAGTATCCAGATCCAGAAGAGAGGAAACACGTGCTTAGCACGCGCCTTGCACGCTTAATCCGTTTCCCTTACATGTCATGCAGAAAGCTAAAGAAGATCTTATGTTGCAATGAAATGGAGCGAGAAATTGCGACGAAGCTTGTATTCGAAGCACTGTTCTTCAAGGCGGAGGCTCCACATCAGCAACGGATTCTAGTGGAGTCAGCGTCAGCTAGCAAGGGCAGTAACATGTTGGTGGAGCGGGCATATAAATACCGTCCGTTGAGGGTGTTGGAATTCGAGGCTCCAAGGCAGCAATGCATGGTTTACTTGGATCTGAAGCGAGAGGAGTGTGCGAATTTGTTCCCATCCGGTAGGGTTTATTCTCAGGCTTTCCACCTGGGTGGACAAGGGTTTTTCCTCTCGGCGCATTGCAACATGGACCAGGAAAGCTCGTTCCATTGCTTTGGATTATTCCTTGGAATGCAAGAAAAAGGGTCAATAAGCTCCGTTGACTATGAATTTGCGGTGAGGTGTAGGCCCACGGATGAGTTTGTAAGCAAGTATAAAGGGAATTATACATTCACTGGGGGAAAGGCAGTTGGCTATAGGAACTTGTTTGCCATTCCATggacttccttcatggctgacGATTGTCTATATTTCATTAATGATGTGCTCCATCTTAGAGCTGAGCTCACTATTAGGCAAAACCATTCACTTCACTCTACTTAA